The Arachis duranensis cultivar V14167 chromosome 2, aradu.V14167.gnm2.J7QH, whole genome shotgun sequence genome has a window encoding:
- the LOC107474229 gene encoding uncharacterized protein LOC107474229 translates to MMRKVFGYLKRRISPKKFAKVEPLKVTEAVYRDELTNKKQQPPKKTIVKKTVRFADAEPTILGEEKCISEDNEWSREKGEGNQGIRVKVKMTKEEAFRLLSKCNNNGGVLEFKDVARELVSFPTNRVCVVSPYCPKNNNLHL, encoded by the coding sequence ATGATGAGGAAGGTGTTTGGTTATCTTAAAAGGAGAATATCACCTAAGAAATTTGCAAAAGTAGAGCCACTGAAAGTGACAGAAGctgtgtacagagatgagttaACGAATAAGAAGCAGCAACCGCCAAAGAAGACAATCGTAAAGAAAACTGTGCGGTTTGCGGATGCAGAACCTACCATTTTGGGAGAAGAAAAGTGCATTAGTGAAGATAATGAATGGAGCAGGGAAAAGGGAGAAGGGAATCAAGGGATAAGAGTGAAGGTAAAAATGACAAAGGAAGAAGCGTTTCGATTGCTATCAAAATGCAATAATAATGGAGGAGTTCTTGAATTCAAGGATGTTGCACGTGAACTTGTGTCCTTCCCAACGAACCGAGTTTGCGTTGTGTCCCCTTATTGCCCCAAGAACAATAATTTGCACTTGTAG